One stretch of Glandiceps talaboti chromosome 7, keGlaTala1.1, whole genome shotgun sequence DNA includes these proteins:
- the LOC144437358 gene encoding zinc finger protein ZFAT-like translates to MDTFTCGNCQQQFTDIELFMAHKKAISEGSTCIAANESFTTSTVVTIEQSTNGNIALQEDSVTATSQTIETVATQPMETVPAQQMQAVATQPMETIASQPMETIAPQPLENVAPQPMETVAPQPMETVAAQPMETVAAQPMETVAAQPMETVAAQPMETVAAQPMETVEVASQQQSTDPIIFVCRHCNQFSAQKEPLVEHVRASHGITEDYDSSITTLQALPGTAPPVVPKIPLPNVQKITTAPVGRRRGRPRKVPKTEEQLKEEERKKQEEEEKKAAMKRLEETMTDSTDGFECSDCKRKFSKVRQLKHHRCVPDYFDDEPVTKRSRGRPSIARSENRDGDNNGTMQSTNDGQANDETSQPSLMVFDGKNEANVKISQDEDGEDTAKSGKAKRDKRSRMSYLEKYVVGEITEHCIQQTINQGNAVPHRSNTNNPVLRVFTCPHCNKLFKYRHALAVHILIHKDIKPFKCDLCSYASNSSGNLNVHMRKHTGEKFKCDKCDFTCINKGHLKVHKAKHGSVRYECELCGKKVHHPTELLKHIKYKHDIDKDPHAKEFFERKKMESRSGRRALLYQCNICERKFKTKRDHDIHMYLHTNEKPFKCDLCDYATARKPYIRAHVRKHKIIYKCCYCDDKHLSSVKLSTHLQQTHSEEADFALNQALNASINTSYYLSETDSKNPDAEDTASLDFLHQETVNTTTTTTTTTTQDDGEDPVTKDSEAEVETSPKEEKTVANPIKPTNAEPVAVINGLNYEHMSITLLDKLKEIFGHFECEDCGKLFVAKVEYEKHVVIHTADKSHKCQQCEYATHHADGLRRHMESVHSGIKYKCAECGLETASKYYLKIHMKKHLGGKQYQCTLCAFNTTDETEIKTHIGDLHPEITPAELEMVMGRRARIKSKLGKRPYKCPYCGKLFHRGSSDLKRHIWAHKGINPFRCHICGHGTRSNSNLKAHMLKHSDAKNHLCDECGKSFKTKNSLQVHQLGHKNEKKFECPYCEYTALQPAHLKRHMETHGGLKPYKCGLCVNYTCNNKGTLRSHYSKKHPGEPFKEDQIIADINKETSNIVSFPCQQCDYIFSNKWDLRAHLKKKHKIDTDTGIGGSSEQQQTIAVPVDILTAAEAAAAASNAGQAEVVTVSQTSLQDVDQNLQYTDTSQIQLQQSTDRNAVNILQQIMGMQDLATVATAVASQDGTVTSDAVTYATTSDTQPTLVTTSEGQTYVAVTPDSHGLVAVAPNSVVIRQTPDAVSEQVVGETTAEDNKNYHVVLLTQSQDN, encoded by the exons ATGGATACATTTACCTGTGGTAATTGTCAACAGCAGTTCACAGACATTGAACTGTTTATGGCTCACAAGAAAGCCATTTCTGAAGGTTCAACATGCATAGCTGCCAATGAATCCTTTACTACATCCACTGTAGTAACAATAGAACAATCTACCAATGGCAATATTGCTCTCCAAGAAGACTCAGTTACTGCCACTTCCCAAACTATTGAGACAGTGGCAACCCAACCGATGGAGACAGTCCCAGCCCAACAAATGCAGGCAGTGGCAACCCAACCAATGGAGACCATCGCATCCCAGCCAATGGAGACCATCGCACCCCAACCACTTGAGAATGTCGCACCCCAACCAATGGAGACCGTCGCACCCCAACCAATGGAGACTGTCGCAGCCCAACCAATGGAGACTGTCGCAGCCCAACCAATGGAGACTGTTGCAGCCCAACCAATGGAGACTGTTGCAGCCCAACCAATGGAGACCGTCGCAGCTCAACCAATGGAGACCGTTGAAGTTGCATCACAGCAACAAAGTACAG atCCCATAATTTTTGTGTGTAGACACTGTAATCAGTTTTCTGCTCAGAAGGAACCTCTAGTAGAACATGTGAGAGCATCACATGGTATAACTGAAGACTATGATTCATCCATAACAACATTGCAAGCTCTACCAGGTACTGCCCCACCCGTTGTGCCAAAAATACCACTGCCAAATGTCCAGAAAATAACTACTGCTCCAGTAGGTAGAAGACGTGGAAGACCACGGAAAGTACCCAAGACTGAAGAACAGTTGAAAGAAGAAGAAAGGAAGAAAcaggaagaagaagaaaaaaaggcAGCTATGAAGAGATTAGAAGAAACAATGACAGATTCAACTGATGGTTTTGAGTGTTCTGACTGTAAACGTAAATTTAGTAAGGTCCGACAGTTGAAGCATCATAGATGTGTTCCTGACTACTTTGATGATGAACCTGTAACAAAAAGATCTCGTGGCAGACCCAGTATAGCTAGGTCAGAAAACCGAGATGGAGATAATAATGGGACAATGCAGTCAACAAATGATGGTCAAGCAAATGATGAGACATCACAACCTTCACTGATGGTTTTTGATGGAAAAAATGAAGCTAATGTCAAGATTTCCCAAGATGAAGATGGTGAGGATACTGCTAAAAGTGGAAAAGCCAAGCGAGACAAACGATCCAGAATGTCATATTTGGAAAAGTATGTCGTGGGTGAAATCACTGAGCATTGCATACAACAGACAATCAATCAAGGCAATGCTGTCCCTCATAGAAGCAACACTAATAATCCTGTTTTGAGAGTCTTTACCTGCCCTCATTGCAACAAGTTGTTCAAGTATAGACATGCTTTGGCTGTACACATTCTTATCCACAAAGATATCAAGCCTTTCAAATGTGACTTGTGTAGTTATGCATCTAATAGCTCAGGAAACTTGAATGTCCACATGCGAAAACACACTGGTGAGAAGTTTAAATGCGACAAGTGTGActttacatgtatcaataaaGGACATTTAAAAGTACACAAAGCCAAACATGGCAGTGTTAGGTATGAATGTGAGCTATGTGGCAAGAAAGTTCATCATCCCACAGAGCTTCTCAAACACATCAAGTACAAACATGACATTGATAAAGATCCTCATGCCAAGGAATTCTTTGAACGCAAGAAGATGGAGAGCCGTAGTGGCAGAAGAGCTTTGCTGTAtcaatgtaatatatgtgaACGTAAATTCAAGACCAAGCGGGATcatgatatacacatgtacttgcACACCAATGAGAAACCATTCAAGTGTGATCTATGTGACTATGCTACTGCCCGCAAACCATACATAAGAGCTCATGTTAGAAAGCataaaattatttacaagtGTTGCTACTGTGATGACAAGCATCTTAGTTCTGTCAAGCTGTCCACCCATcttcaacaaactcacagtgaAGAAGCTGACTTTGCTCTAAATCAGGCATTGAATGCTTCAATCAACACAAGCTATTATCTCTCTGAAACAGATAGTAAAAACCCAGATGCAGAGGATACAGCTTCTCTTGATTTCTTGCACCAGGAAACTgtcaacacaacaacaacaacaacaacaacaacaacacaggaTGATGGAGAAGACCCAGTCACAAAGGATAGTGAAGCAGAAGTTGAGACGAGCCCCAAGGAAGAAAAAACAGTAGCAAACCCAATAAAACCAACAAATGCAGAACCAGTAGCAGTCATTAATGGCCTAAATTATGAACATATGAGCATTACACTTTTAGacaaattgaaagaaatatttggtCATTTTGAGTGCGAAGATTGTGGTAAACTGTTTGTGGCAAAGGTGGAATATGAGAAACATGTTGTCATACACACAGCAGACAAGTCTCATAAATGCCAACAGTGTGAATATGCCACCCACCATGCTGATGGGCTGAGACGACATATGGAGTCAGTGCACAGTGGCATTAAGTATAAGTGTGCCGAATGTGGACTAGAGACAGCCAGCAAATACTACTTAAAAATTCATATGAAGAAACATTTAGGGGGTAAACAATACCAGTGCACTTTATGTGCATTTAACACCACTGATGAAACAGAGATCAAAACACACATTGGTGATCTCCATCCAGAAATAACACCAGCTGAGCTTGAAATGGTGATGGGGCGAAGAGCCAGAATCAAGTCAAAGTTAGGGAAAAGACCCTACAAGTGTCCCTATTGTGGCAAATTGTTCCATCGTGGCAGTTCTGATTTGAAACGGCATATCTGGGCACACAAGGGGATCAATCCCTTTCGCTGTCACATCTGTGGACACGGTACTCGCAGTAATAGTAATCTTAAGGCTCACATGTTGAAGCACTCAGATGCAAAGAACCATCTATGTGATGAGTGTGGCAAGTCTTTCAAAACTAAGAACAGTCTCCAGGTTCATCAACTTGGACATAAAAATGAGAAGAAATTTGAATGCCCATACTGTGAATACACAGCTCTACAACCTGCACATTTGAAACGACATATGGAAACCCATGGTGGCCTCAAACCTTACAAGTGTGGGCTGTGTgttaattatacatgtaataataaggGAACTCTGAGAAGTCATTATAGCAAAAAGCATCCCGGTGAACCTTTCAAGGAAGACCAAATCATAGCTGACATCAACAAAGAAACCAGCAACATTGTGTCTTTCCCATGCCAGCAGTGTGATTACATCTTTAGTAATAAGTGGGATCTGAGAGCACACTTGAAGAAAAAACACAAGATTGATACAGACACAGGAATAGGTGGTTCTTCAGAACAGCAGCAAACCATTGCAGTGCCAGTTGATATCCTTACTGCTGCAGAAGCAGCAGCTGCAGCTTCCAATGCAGGTCAAGCTGAAGTTGTTACTGTATCGCAGACATCACTGCAGGATGTGGACCAGAATTTACAGTACACAGACACTTCACAGATTCAACTGCAACAGTCGACAGACAGAAATGCAGTGAATATCCTGCAGCAGATTATGGGGATGCAAGATTTAGCTACAGTGGCCACTGCAGTTGCCTCCCAAGATGGTACCGTAACATCAGATGCTGTCACATATGCTACGACATCAGACACGCAGCCAACATTAGTGACTACATCAGAGGGACAGACATATGTTGCTGTAACACCAGATTCACATGG ATTGGTGGCAGTAGCACCAAACTCAGTTGTAATCAGACAGACACCAGATGCAGTATCTGAACAAGTTGTTGGTGAAACCACAGCAGAAGATAACAAGAATTACCATGTGGTATTATTGACTCAGTCCCAAGACAATTAA